Proteins from a single region of Cryptococcus neoformans var. neoformans JEC21 chromosome 6 sequence:
- a CDS encoding translation release factor, putative, which yields MSGQQPPSFNPGAFEFRPGQAPFAPRQQQPFDPYGQQQGGYPQYGQYGQQQGYPQYGQYGGYPQQQGYPVPGAPGAGPRAYQPPQARNVQGFQPPSFSSSPAPPPDTKAPAGKPVSLSIGGGGAPKAAPSLSIGGGGAPKAAPSLSIGGAPKAAPSLSIGGAPKAAPSLSIGGAKAAPSLSIGGKKEEKKEEKEASSKSSPKPAAPTPKPADAPAAKSEAASAPVSAAEKKAEKAVPLTSDAQGKVVAAETSAASPAKSGASTPVATVSTSTTNFSKVSAKNDAEAIYREQNLAGDAALRDLYGENVKDTNIKSHLNIIFTGHVDAGKSTMGGQLLYLTGAVDKRTMEKYEQEAKAAGRETWYLSWALDSGKEERAKGKTVEVGRAYFESEKRRYTILDAPGHKTYVPSMISGAAQADVALLVLSARKGEFETGFEREGQTREHAMLIKNNGINKLIVVVNKMDDTTVQWDKGRYDEITTKITPFLKAVGFNPKTDITFIPVSAQIGENMKDRVDKKIAPWWDGPSLLEHLDNMEIMDRNINAPFMLPISEKYNELGTMVMGKIESGHVKKGDTLLMMPNKHTVEVTGIFSEQSEDMDMAFCGDNIRMRISGVSDRDITPGFVLTSVQKPVKAVTAFKADISFIDTKNIICPGYSCVLHVHTLAEEVSVTSFLHYYEKKTRRKSKKPPQFAKAGMLVSALIETSAPICIERFEDYKMLGRFTLRDEGKTVAIGKVTKLIERSEDMPDVAALSLKAAS from the exons ATGTCCGGACAGCAGCCCCCCAGCTTCAACCCAGGCGCATTCGAGTTCCGTCCAGGACAGGCACCTTTCGCCCCcaggcagcagcagcccTTCGACCCGTACGGCCAGCAGCAGGGCGGATATCCCCAGTACGGACAGTATGGCCAGCAACAGGGATACCCTCAATACGGACAGTATGGCGGTTACCCTCAGCAGCAAGGCTACCCTGTTCCCGGTGCTCCCGGTGCCGGACCTAGGGCTTACCAGCCTCCACAAGCCAGGAATGTCCAAGGTTTCCAGCCTCCCagcttctcttcatcgcctgCGCCCCCTCCGGACACCAAAGCTCCTGCTGGAAAACCTGTCTCTTTATCCattggaggtggtggtgcaCCCAAAGCCGCTCCTAGCTTGTCTatcggtggtggtggtgcgCCCAAGGCTGCTCCCAGCTTGAGTATCGGTGGTGCGCCCAAGGCGGCCCCTAGCTTGAGCATTGGCGGTGCTCCCAAGGCCGCTCCTAGCTTGAGTATTGGTGGTGCCAAGGCGGCCCCCAGTTTGAGTATCggtggaaagaaagaggagaaaaaggaagagaaggaggcttCCTCAAAGTCTTCTCCCAAACCTGCCGCTCCTACACCAAAACCCGCCGATGCCCCTGCTGCCAAGTCTGAGGCCGCCTCTGCCCCTGTCTCTGCtgccgagaagaaggctgaaaAGGCTGTTCCCCTTACCAGTGACGCTCAAGGCaaggttgttgctgctgagaCTTCTGCTGCCAGCCCCGCCAAGTCTGGCGCTAGTACTCCCGTCGCCACTGtcagcaccagcaccaccaACTTCTCCAAGGTCTCTGCCAAGAACGATGCTGAAGCTATCTACCGCGAGCAAAACCTTGCTGGTGACGCTGCTTTGCGAGACCTGTACGGTGAGAACGTCAAGGACACCAACATCAAGTCTCACCTAAACATCATTTTCACTGGTCACGTCGATGCGGGCAAGTCTACTATGGGTGGTCAGTTACTCTACTTGACTGGTGCTGTTGACAAGCGAACCATGGAAAAGTATGAGCAGGAGGCCAAAGCTGCCGGTAGGGAGACCTGGTACCTGTCGTGGGCTTTGGACAGTGGTAAGGAGGAGCGAGCGAAGGGTAAGACCGTTGAGGTCGGCAGGGCGTATTTTGAGAGTGAAAAACGAAGGTATACCATCTTGGACGCTCCCGGTCACAAAACCTATGTGCCCAGTATGATCTCCGGTGCCGCCCAGGCCGATGTTGCTTTGCTT GTGTTGTCCGCGCGAAAGGGCGAGTTTGAGACCGGTTTCGAACGTGAGGGTCAGACCAGAGAGCACGCTATGCTTATCAAGAACAACGGTATCAACAAGCTTATCGTCGTCGTCAATAAGATGGATGACACTACTGTGCAATGGGACAAGGGACGGTACGATGAGATTACCACTAAAATCACTCCTTTCCTCAAGGCGGTTGGTTTCAACCCCAAGACCGACATCACTTTTATTCCCGTTTCCGCCCAGATTGGTGAGAACATGAAGGACCGAGTTGACAAAAAGATTGCTCCTTGGTGGGA CGGCCCTTCGCTTTTGGAGCATCTTGACAACATGGAAATTATGGACCGAAACATTAATGCTCCCTTCATGCTTCCCATCTCTGAAAAATACAACGAGTTGGGTACCATGGTTATGGGCAAGATTGAATCCGGCCACGTCAAGAAGGGCGACACTTTGCTTATGATGCCCAACAAG CACACTGTTGAAGTCACTGGTATCTTCTCTGAACAATCAGAGGACATGGACATGGCATTCTGTGGTGACAATATCCGAATGCGAATCTCTGGTGTTTCTGACCGAGACATTACCCCCGGTTTCGTCCTTACCTCTGTTCAAAAGCCCGTCAAGGCTGTCACTGCCTTCAAGGCAGACATTAGTTTCATTGACACCAAGAACATTATCTGTCCCGGTTACAGCTGTGTCTTGCACGTCCACACCCTTGCTGAGGAAGTTTCCGTTACT TCATTCCTCCATTACTACGAGAAAAAGACTAGGAGAAAGTCCAAGAAGCCCCCTCAGTTCGCTAAGGCTGGTATGCTGGTCTCTGCCCTCATTGAGACTTCTGCCCCTATCTGTATTGAACGATTCGAGGACTATAAGATGCTTGGTCGATTCACTTTGCGTGACGAAG GTAAAACTGTTGCTATTGGCAAGGTAACCAAACTTATTGAAAGGAGCGAGGATATGCCCGATGTTGCTGCGCTTTCCTTGAAGGCGGCGTCGTAA
- a CDS encoding ATP dependent DNA helicase, putative — protein sequence MATNDAGASVMPVANVQINYEEESAKIEDFLARYVAGPRPRRDQSALPADDDSAAEDASEDEDDLADGMGGLNVRGAGRTKFKYLRMLREVANRRREDIVIDLKDLKRHSNDLSLLHNIQNNTRRYIQLFSDVIDKIMPPPDNEVDYTDDVLDLIMQQRREMNAQVEAGERNADAGMFPPELMRRYNVYFRPLRSDDVLAVRAVRGAHLGKLITVRGIVTRVSEVKPLLIVNAYTCDSCGNEIFQEITQKHFAPLTVCPSDVCVRNQTNGQLHMQTRASRFRPFQEVKIQEMADQVPVGHIPRSMTIHLYGALTRSVNPGDVVHIGGIFIPTPYTGMRALRAGLLQDTFLEAMHVHQLKKQYHAMESTPEIQEAIADLKSDPALYARLANSIAPEIYGHEDVKKALLLLLVGGVTNSRKDGMKIRGDINVCLMGDPGVAKSQLLKYITKVAPRGVYTTGRGSSGVGLTAAVMRDPVTDEMVLEGGALVLADNGICCIDEFDKMEESDRTAIHEVMEQQTISISKAGITTTLNARTSILAAANPLYGRYNPKISPVENINLPAALLSRFDVLFLILDSPTREDDERLAQHVCFVHMHNTHPELDFEPVEPTLMRHYIAECRKIEPRVPQALSEYIVSSYVQMRKQQQEDEAEEKSHSYVSARTLLAVLRLSQALARLRHDDIVQQGDVDEALRLMDVSKASLYEHSQQRNGEDQTSTSKIFRIIKDMAQRAADEDDDEEMGELAMMDVRNRVIAKGFTEMQLMETILEYENMDVLMRTANGSRLQFVTV from the exons ATGGCGACCAACGATGCCGGTGCCAGTGTTATGCCCGTAGCCAACGTGCAG ATCAACTATGAGGAAGAATCTG CCAAGATTGAAGACTTCCTTGCGAGATATGTCGCTGGACCTCGACCGCGTCGCGATCAAAGCGCACTCCCCGCGGATGACGACTCAGCTGCCGAGGACGCttctgaagatgaggatgatttGGCCGATGGGATGGGCGGGCTGAACGTTCGAGGCGCTGGAAGGACAAAGTTCAAGTatttgaggatgttgagaGAGGTTGCCAacagaagacgagaggatATTGTCATTGATCTAAAGGATCTCAAGAGG CACAGTAATGACCTCTCACTCCTTCACAACATCCAAAACAACACGCGTCGCTACATTCAGCTCTTCTCGGACGTGATCGACAAAATCATGCCTCCGCCGGATAACGAGGTCGACTATACCGATGATGTGCTCGACTTGATTATGCAGCAACGACGGGAAATGAACGCTCAAGTTGAGGCGGGAGAAAGGAATGCAGACGCCGGAATGTTCCCACCAGAGCTGATGAGAAGATA CAATGTATACTTCCGCCCGCTTCGATCTGACGACGTCCTTGCTGTTCGAGCAGTTCGAGGTGCCCATCTCGGCAAGCTCATCACCGTGCGAGGTATCGTTACCCGTGTTTCTGAAGTCAAGCccctcctcatcgtcaacgCCTACACCTGTGACTCGTGTGGTAACGAAATCTTCCAAGAGATCACCCAAAAACATTTCGCCCCTCTCACTGTTTGCCCCTCTGACGTCTGTGTCAGGAATCAAACCAACGGTCAATTGCACATGCAAACTCGAGCTAGTCGATTCAGGCCCTTCCAAGAGGTCAAAATCCAAGAAATGGCCGACCAGGTTCCTGTGGGTCACATCCCTCGGTCGATGACTATCCATCTGTACGGTGCTCTTACTCGATCTGTCAACCCTGGAGACGTCGTGCACATTGGAGGTATCTTCATCCCAACTCCTTACACCGGTATGCGAGCTCTCCGAGCAGGTCTTTTGCAAGACACTTTCCTCGAAGCAATGCATGTTCACCAGCTCAAAAAGCAATACCATGCCATGGAGTCTACCCCCGAAATCCAGGAGGCTATCGCTGACCTCAAGTCCGATCCTGCCCTCTACGCGCGACTTGCCAACTCTATCGCGCCCGAGATTTACGGTCACGAAGACGTTAAAAAAGCATTGTTGCTTTTGCTTGTCGGTGGTGTTACAAACTCGAGGAAGGACGGCATGAAGATCAGAGGTGATATTAATGTTTGTCTGATGGGTGACCCTGGTGTTGCCAAATCTCAATTACTCAAATATATCACAAAGGTGGCCCCTAGAGGTGTTTACACTACCGGTAGGGGTTCCAGTGGCGTCGGTTTGACAGCCGCGGTTATGAGGGATCCTGTTACTGACGAGATGGTGTTGG AGGGAGGTGCTCTTGTTCTCGCCGACAACGGTATCTGCTGTATCGATGAATTTgacaagatggaggaaTCTGACCGTACCGCCATTCACGAAGTCATGGAACAACAAACCATCTCCATTTCCAAGGCTGGTATCACCACCACTCTTAACGCGCGTACTTCCATCCTTGCCGCCGCGAACCCCCTTTACGGACGATACAATCCCAAAATCTCTCCGGTTGAGAACATTAATCTTCCTGCAGCTCTCTTGTCTCGTTTCGACGTTCTCTTCCTTATCCTTGATTCTCCTAcaagggaagatgatgagcgatTAGCCCAACACGTATGCTTTGTCCACATGCACAACACCCACCCTGAACTCGACTTTGAGCCCGTCGAGCCTACATTGATGAGACACTACATTGCCGAGTGCCGAAAGATTGAACCTCGTGTTCCTCAGGCCTTGTCAGAATACATTGTTTCCAGCTACGTACAGATGCgcaaacaacaacaagaagatgaagcagaggagAAGTCTCACTCTTATGTTTCTGCCCGTACCCTTCTTGCCGTCTTACGTCTGTCACAGGCGCTTGCTCGTCTGCGACATGACGATATTGTCCAGCAAGGCGATGTGGACGAAGCTCTCCGATTGATGGATGTCTCCAAGGCGAGCTTGTACGAACACTCTCAACAGAGGAATGGCGAAGATCAGACAAGCACAAGTAAGATCTTCAGGATTATCAAGGACATGGCACAGAGGGCTGCggatgaggacgatgacgaagaaatgggagaattggcgatgatggatgTGAGGAACAGGGTTATTGCCAAGGGTTTCACGGAGATGCAGTTAATGGAGACTATCCTCGAA TACGAGAACATGGACGTGTTGATGCGTACCGCCAACGGCTCCAGATTGCAATTTGTTACTGTCTAA
- a CDS encoding transparent testa glabra 1 protein (ttg1 protein), putative — translation MSPYRLIEYDVGQPLYGVGFSNSVSHPHRVALTSLVTGPTNKLYIADLSHPPDTQPSSPYYPQANNGSSGPSHPPPAYRQLTSTNINLPATKVGWEPEGSVRVDQGGRGELVATTGESLHLWEVAKGWTEGSGHVGHNGWGNERYTLKSRSILSNTKGAHGSLPPVTSFSWNNKSPNKIVTCSIDTTATLWDINTAQAMTQLIAHDRAVYDLCWLPDSSDIFVSVGADGSLRAFDLRQLEHSTILYESSRDAPLARIAFSKKEQHMLACFGLDDSKILILDMRSPGKPVAELIGHQAPLGAIAWGSGGTRGRRESTGGGWLASCGDDSQLLLYDLTAPLPTSRSSSRSNFRNSNATSPYVLSPSATPSSQRTPSPADAVEMMPAKGWTARGEINNLAFTNDGDWVGCVTGTTLKVLHV, via the exons ATGTCTCCATATCGGCTGATCGAGTATGATGTCGGCC AACCATTATACGGTGTCGGCTTCTCGAACTCGgtttctcatcctcaccgtGTAGCTCTTACATCTCTCGTAACTGGTCCAACCAACAAGCTCTATATTGCCGACTTGTCCCACCCACCAGACACCcagccatcatctccataCTATCCACAAGCCAACAACGGTTCATCGGGCCCGTCACATCCGCCACCGGCTTACAGGCAACTAACAAGTACTAATATTAACTTACCGGCTACAAAAGTCGGGTGGGAGCCCGAAGGATCGGTCAGAGTAGATCAAGGTGGACGTGGGGAACTGGTAGCAACTACCGGTGAATCTCTACATTTATGGGAAGTAGCCAAGGGATGGACAGAAGGAAGCGGGCATGTGGGTCACAATGGCTGGGGAAATGAGCGATACACCTTGAAGAGCCGTAGTATATTAAGCAAC ACTAAGGGTGCTCATGGTAGCCTGCCTCCTGTCACATCTTTCAGCTGGAATAACAAGTCTCCAAATAAAATCGTCACCTGCTCGATAGACACCACTGCGACACTATGGGACATCAACACTGCTCAGGCAATGACGCAACTTATTGCGCATGATCGCGCAGTCTATGACCT CTGTTGGCTCCCAGATTCCTCAGACATCTTTGTCTCTGTGGGCGCTGACGGTTCCCTTCGCGCTTTTGATCTCCGCCAACTTGAGCATTCAACCATCTTATATGAATCATCCCGTGATGCACCATTAGCGAGGATAGCGTTCAGTAAGAAAGAGCA ACACATGCTTGCGTGTTTTGGTCTCGACGACTCCAAAATCCTCATTCTCGACATGCGAAGCCCCGGCAAGCCGGTTGCAGAGCTTATAGGCCACCAAGCTCCATTAGGAGCCATTGCTTGGGGATCAGGAGGTACGCGTGGTCGACGGGAATCGACCGGTGGTGGTTGGCTGGCAAGTTGTG GCGATGACTCTCAACTATTACTATACGACTTGACTGCGCCTCTTCCTACGTCTCGTTCATCTTCGCGATCCAACTTTCGCAACTCTAACGCTACTTCACCCTAtgttctttctccttctgctacaccctcttctcaacGTACGCCGTCACCTGCAGACGCCGTAGAGATGATGCCAGCTAAGGGCTGGACTGCGAGGGGAGAGATCAACAATCTTGCCTTCACCAATGATGGTGACTGGGTTGGTTGCGTTACCGGCACCACGTTGAAAGTGTTGCACGtttga
- a CDS encoding enzyme regulator, putative, with the protein MPYSIPLLRPNPADPVPFYRLPHLIHTYSHLPTRAISHDDASMAYYSPAPIGCNLTEGFERRIEREDEEEHLDGLVESLEWLITRGRKGERKGGIITWRGMLTRLITMPYETRDPWEMTAIALDGSVYLELWDPPEEKAKRKREQSAWEKQGYMGYAYESFSTIPQEGRPGNGPEGWGGDVNTNVQWANVVRSAIGEIPLCIAGEVDCVKAEPGSPNPGLSGCMELKTNKVIQHPGHEAMFHKKLLKHWAQSWLLGIPEVVVGFRDDDGILRSQTTFDTAKIPYLVEVLNKPSWSPNRCLQSLHSVCSFLTKNVLPTDPLVTYPHIRGNRQAVKEAGELPPAVVWRLAFDPKKGCELHAVGEVGVVDGRWGGMLKEEYVRWRMGLE; encoded by the exons ATGCCCTACTCAATCCCCTTACTAAGGCCCAATCCAGCGGACCCTGTGCCTTTCTAccgccttcctcatctGATCCACACCTACTCCCATCTGCCCACTAGGGCCATATCCCACGATGACGCTTCCATGGCCTACTACTCTCCAGCCCCGATCGGATGCAATCTCACGGAAGGATTTGAAAGACGGAtagagagagaagacgaggaagaacatTTGGATGGGCTGGTAGAGAGTCTGGAATGGCTTATTACaagggggaggaagggtgaaagaaaaggagggatCATCACGTGGAGAGGAATGTTGACTAG GCTCATTACCATGCCATATGAGACAAGAGACCCATGGGAGATGACAGCTATAGCCCTCGACGGTTCTGTCTATCTTGAATTGTGGGATCCGCCAGAGGAAAAAGCCAAACG gaaacgAGAGCAGTCAGCTTGGGAGAAGCAAGGCTATATGGGATACGCATACGAGTCATTCTCCACTATACCGCAGGAGGGACGTCCAGGAAATGGACCGGAAGGGTGGGGAGGTGATGTCAATACCAACGTACAA TGGGCTAA TGTGGTACGCTCCGCGATAGGAGAAATCCCGCTCTGCATTGCAGGGGAAGTCGACTGCGTTAAAG CTGAGCCTGGATCTCCAAACCCTGGCTTATCAGGCTGCATGGAACTCAAGACTAATAAAGTCATACAACATCCTGGACACGAAGCCATGTTTCATAAAAAGCTGTTGAAACATTGGGCACAGAGCTGGTTACTGGGGATACCT GAAGTCGTCGTAGGCTTCAGAGATGACGATGGGATCCTTCGCTCCCAAACAACGTTCGATACTGCAAAGATTCCGTATCT AGTTGAGGTGCTCAACAAACCATCATGGTCACCTAACCGCTGCCTCCAATCACTACATTCGGTCTGCTCTTTCTTGACAAAGAATGTCTTACCGACCGATCCGCTCGTCACCTATCCCCATATACGCGGCAATAGACAAGCTGTAAAGGAAGCTGGAGAGTTACCGCCAGCCGTCGTGTGGCGATTGGCATTTGACCCAAAGAAGGGCTGTGAGTTGCACGCTGTAGGAGAAGTAGGCGTAGTCGATGGGCGATGGGGAGGAATGCTGAAGGAGGAATATGTGCGATGGAGAATGGGGTTGGAATGA
- a CDS encoding aromatic-amino-acid transaminase, putative — protein MTAATISTETVTQVQAPGTKANGTSGKYNPRNYLSDRAKVTEIDGIRGLMACEGPGIVSFLAGRPNPDTFPFNSITLNLKPPLGLPESSNNMPVSITIEDPDLAIALQYAPSSGIPKLREWLADLQAHVHERPRGDYDISIGSGSQDLMFKGFQAVLNPGDPVLLETPMYPGVLPVLRVLKAESVEVDVDDQGLSAENLEKVLGEWPADKKRPRVLYTSPIGSNPSGCSAPKERKLEVLKVCKKYGVLIFEDDPYYYLAEKLIPSYFALEKQVYPEGGHVVRFDSFSKLLSAGMRLGFATGPKEILHAIDVSTAGANLHTSAVSQGVALRLMQYWGIEGFLAHGRAVAKLYAERRAQFEATAHKYLDGLASWVSPVAGMFLWIDLRPAGIEDSYELIRHEALAKGVLGVPGMAFYPTGRKSSHVRVSFSIVDLGEESDLGFQRLAEAIKDKRKALGLA, from the exons ATGACCGCTGCTACCATCTCCACAGAAACAGTCACCCAGGTTCAGGCCCCGGGAACCAAGGCCAACGGCACATCCGGCAAGTACAACCCTCGAAACTACCTCAGCGACAGGGCCAAGGTTACTGAGATTGATGGAA TTCGTGGTTTGATGGCTTGCGAGGGGCCTGGCATTGTCTCCTTC CT TGCCGGCCGACCTAACCCTGACACCTTCCCATTCAACTCCAtcaccctcaacctcaaaccCCCCCTTGGCCTTCCAGAGTCCTCCAACAACATGCCCGTTTCCATCACCATTGAGGACCCTGACCTTGCTATTGCCCTCCAATATGCGCCTTCTTCCGGTATTCCCAAGCTTCGTGAATGGCTTGCTGACTTGCAAGCCCATGTGCACGAGCGACCAAGAGGTGATTACGATATTTCTATCGGAAGCGGTAGTCAGGACTTGATGTTCAAGGGATTCCAGGCCGTACTCAACCCTGGAGATCCCGTATTGCTTGAGACCCCTATGTACCCAGGCGTTCTCCCGGTCTTGAGGGTTCTGAAAGCGGAGTCAGTCGAGGTTGATGTCGATGACCAAGGTCTATCGGCTGAGAACCTGGAAAAGGTCTTGGGCGAATGGCCTGCAGACAAAAAGAGGCCTAGGGTGCTTTACACCTCTCCTATTGGATCCAACCCTTCTGGATGCTCCGCGCccaaggagagaaagtTGGAGGTTTTGAAGGTGTGCAAGAAGTACGGCGTTTTAATCTTTGAGG ACGATCCTTACT ATTACCTCGCTGAAAAGCTCATTCCCAGTTACTTCGCCCTTGAAAAGCAAGTCTACCCAGAGGGAGGTCATGTCGTTCGATTCGACTCTTTCTCTAAACTTCTCTCCGCCGGTATGCGATTG GGCTTTGCTACCGGCCCTAAGGAAATCCTTCACGCTATCGATGTGAGCACTGCTGGTGCCAATTTGCACACCAGTGCTGTCTCCCAAGGTGTCGCCCTTCGCCTCATGCAGTACT GGGGCATTGAGGGTTTCCTCGCCCACGGCCGTGCAGTCGCCAAGCTCTACGCCGAGCGTCGAGCTCAATTCGAAGCCACCGCGCACAAGTACCTCGACGGTTTGGCGTCTTGGGTCTCTCCTGTGGCTGGTATGTTCCTTTGGATCGATCTTAGACCCGCTGGTATCGAGGATTCCTATGAATTGATCAGACACGAGGCTCTGGCCAAGGGTGTGTTGGGTGTTCCTGGGATGGC TTTCTACCCCactggaaggaagagctcTCATGTTCGGGTATCCTTCTCTATCGTTGACCTTGGAGAGGAGTCGGATTTGGGTTTCCAGAGGTTGGCAGAGGCTATCAAGGACAAGCGCAAAGCCTTGGGTTTGGCTTAA